TGGCTTTTCCACCGTACCATCTTTTATTGATAATGTAATTTTCTAAAATATCGGAGGCAAAAATTTTAATAAAACTCTCGTCTTCAAAAGCATCACTCCAATTGGTATGAAACACAAATGGATTTTGATATTCGGCTTCGTTAATTTTATCAACCATTATTTCTGGATTTTAAAAAGATGAAAAGGTAATTCTGGAGGGAGTTCTACATAATTCCATTCATTATCCCATGAATAGGTGTTTCCTGTAATCAAATCGTTTATTTGTATACTATGGCTTCCAATTTTGTCCAAAGGTAATCTTACTGATGCGCTGCTGGTATTATAGGGATCTAAGTTAACAATCATTATTGTTTCGTCTTGTTTGTCATCATCAAATTTATAATATGCTATTATTTGATCATTATTAGTTTCACAAAAAACGATGTTATTAGTTTGTTGCAATGATAAATGCTCCCTTCTAAGGAAATTAATGCGGGTAATAAGAGTAATTAGTTTATTTTGGATACTCCAATCCCATTTGTAACATTCATATTTTTCAGAATGCAAATATTCTTCTTTTCCAGGAGCCATCGGTGTGCTAACCATGTACTCGAAAACGGGGCCATAAATTCCAACATTTGAACTTAATGTTGCTGCAAGAAAATATTTTTGTAAATGCACTGACTCATTGCCATTTTGCAAAGCAAATGGGTTGATGTCTGGTGTATTTGGCCAAAAATTAGGCCTGTAAAATTCCTTTTGTTCGGTTTGAGTTAATTCTTCAACATATTCTGTTAATTCCTGTTTAGAATTTCTCCATGTAAAATAAGAATAAGACTGGCTAAAACCTTGTTTTGCCAATTCATTCATGATTTTGGGACGCGTAAAGGCTTCTGCCAAAAATAATACATCTGGGTGCTTTTTCTTTATTTCAGCGATTAGCCAACCCCAAAAATAAAAGGGTTTTGTGTGTGGATTATCAACTCTGTAAATTTTAATATTACATTCTTCAATCCAAAATAAAGCAACATCCAGCAATTCTTTCCATAAGTTTTTCCAATCAGAGCTCTCAAAATATATTGGTTGAATATCTTGGTATTTTTTAGGAGGGTTTTCAGCATATTGAACTGTTCCATCTGGTCTCCATTTAAACCATTGAGGAAAATCTTTTACATACGGATGATCTGGAGCTGCTTGCAAAGCATAATCCATAGCTACTTCAATTCCTAAATCTTGCGCTTTTTGAACTAATTCTTTAAAATCTTCTATTGTGCCTAATTCGGGATGAGTGGATTTATGACCTCCATGATGAGAACCAATTCCCCAAGGAGAACCAACGTCTCCATATTCGGCATTT
The Flavobacterium sp. 5 DNA segment above includes these coding regions:
- a CDS encoding alpha-1,4-glucan--maltose-1-phosphate maltosyltransferase, with protein sequence MQNQTRIIIENVLPQLNSGSFAIKRIVGQKIVVTAEVFSDGHDVVECCVKFKHESEKKWQEVRMKPTQNDEWVTEFQVEKQGTYTYFVEGWVDYALNWQHGTERKINDNQYVKSELLEGAEYIQAILNSVEGSENEYLNRLHYYFTTESEYDNAVRETKSEELIQIFKKYPIRFLENKSIDLQIYVDRKKALFSTWYEFFPRSTSSEEGKHGTFKDCEKLLPRVAEMGFDTLYFPPIHPIGEVNRKGKNNSTNAEYGDVGSPWGIGSHHGGHKSTHPELGTIEDFKELVQKAQDLGIEVAMDYALQAAPDHPYVKDFPQWFKWRPDGTVQYAENPPKKYQDIQPIYFESSDWKNLWKELLDVALFWIEECNIKIYRVDNPHTKPFYFWGWLIAEIKKKHPDVLFLAEAFTRPKIMNELAKQGFSQSYSYFTWRNSKQELTEYVEELTQTEQKEFYRPNFWPNTPDINPFALQNGNESVHLQKYFLAATLSSNVGIYGPVFEYMVSTPMAPGKEEYLHSEKYECYKWDWSIQNKLITLITRINFLRREHLSLQQTNNIVFCETNNDQIIAYYKFDDDKQDETIMIVNLDPYNTSSASVRLPLDKIGSHSIQINDLITGNTYSWDNEWNYVELPPELPFHLFKIQK